In Streptomyces sp. NBC_01231, the sequence CGGCGGACTGTTCGCCCGACGGGCGGGGTGAGCGGGGTCGGGGGGCGGCCGTGCGCGCGCGCCACCAGATTACTTGAGTTACGCAACAAGATGGTAAAGTGGCGCGCATGTCCACACAGCCGCTCCCCGACATCCCCGCCTCCCCGGAAGTCACCGAGATCGAGCGGGCGCTCACCCGCATCACCTACCTGAGCACGCGCGCCCGTCAGCACGAACGGCTCATGGCCCTGGCCGAGGTCCCCCTCGACCGTGCCGCCGTGGCGCTGCTGCGCCAGGTCGCCGACTCCGAGCCGCTGCGGCCGGGGGAACTGGCCAACCGGCTGGGCGTGGAGGCCTCCCACGTCACTCGCACCGTGCAGCAACTGCAGAAGTCGGGGTACGTCACCCGCGTCCCCGACCCCGACGACCGCCGAGCCCAGCGCATCCAGCTCACCGACACGGGTCGGCAGGCCATCGCCCGGATCCGGGACGCGGGCGCCCGCGGAATGCAACTCGCCCTCGGGCACTGGTCGCCCGAGGAACTGCGCCGGCTCGCCACGCTGTTCCACCGTATGGTCGACGACTTCCTGTCCTACTCCGTCGACGAGGGCACCGAACCGGTGGCCGCGGCGCCCGCCGAGACCGCCTGACCGCACGCCCCGATCACCTCGACGCCGTACGAGAGTGGCGGCGAGGCGGCCGGTCGGCCGACACCGCCTCCCCGGGCGGTGCGGGTTCCCGCAGGCCGCACAGCAGAAGCCACCCCAGCGCGGGCAGGGCCGCCAGCGGCACGAGCGCGGCCCGCAGCGACGTCGCATCGGCCACCATCCCCAGAACCGGCGCGGCGAGGCCCCCGACGCTCACGGTCAGGCCCAGCGTCACACCGCTCGCTGTGCCCGTCCGCCGGGGCAGGAAGTCCTGCCCGAGCGTGACCTGCAGCGAGAACGGCACGT encodes:
- a CDS encoding MarR family transcriptional regulator, yielding MSTQPLPDIPASPEVTEIERALTRITYLSTRARQHERLMALAEVPLDRAAVALLRQVADSEPLRPGELANRLGVEASHVTRTVQQLQKSGYVTRVPDPDDRRAQRIQLTDTGRQAIARIRDAGARGMQLALGHWSPEELRRLATLFHRMVDDFLSYSVDEGTEPVAAAPAETA